In Tsuneonella dongtanensis, a single window of DNA contains:
- a CDS encoding alpha/beta hydrolase gives MRDDVHGFLAMLAAMDRRAMDEVSVEESRAAYALIGQVAEVDPHPLAVVRDLVCPGPAGDIPLRVYDTREHREPGPVVMFFHGGGFVIGDLETHNAFCTELAKGLDLPVIAVHYRLAPEAPFPAAPDDCEAASRWVAGSPSELGRQVTGLVTTGDSAGGNLTIVVTQALMDDPAGVPVRVQAPIYPIASPLEETESYKAFGDGFFLTARSMEFFDASYKPDEGDKRRYPILHEDHAQTPPTVLITASLDPLRDSGREYAAHLVQSGVDVVYLEARGSIHGFVNMRKALPSAQADVNALIGAIRLMLERHP, from the coding sequence GTGCGCGACGACGTGCACGGATTTCTCGCCATGCTCGCCGCGATGGACCGCCGCGCGATGGACGAGGTGTCGGTCGAGGAGTCGCGCGCGGCCTATGCGTTGATCGGCCAGGTCGCCGAAGTCGATCCCCATCCCCTTGCCGTGGTTCGCGACCTCGTGTGCCCCGGACCGGCGGGCGACATTCCCCTGCGTGTTTACGATACGCGCGAACATCGCGAGCCCGGGCCGGTAGTGATGTTCTTCCACGGCGGGGGCTTCGTCATCGGCGATCTCGAGACCCATAACGCGTTCTGCACGGAGCTTGCCAAGGGCCTCGACCTGCCGGTGATCGCCGTTCACTACCGCCTTGCCCCCGAAGCGCCCTTCCCGGCGGCGCCCGACGATTGCGAGGCCGCAAGCCGATGGGTGGCGGGGAGCCCCTCAGAACTCGGTCGACAAGTGACCGGTCTCGTCACCACCGGCGACAGCGCGGGAGGCAATCTCACGATCGTCGTGACCCAGGCACTGATGGACGATCCCGCCGGAGTCCCTGTGCGGGTACAGGCACCGATCTATCCAATCGCTAGCCCGCTCGAGGAAACGGAAAGCTACAAGGCCTTTGGCGACGGGTTCTTCCTGACGGCGCGGTCGATGGAATTTTTCGATGCCAGCTACAAGCCCGACGAGGGTGACAAGCGGCGCTACCCGATCCTGCACGAAGACCACGCGCAGACGCCGCCGACGGTCCTGATTACGGCCTCGCTCGACCCCTTGCGCGATTCGGGTCGCGAATACGCCGCGCACCTCGTGCAGAGCGGGGTCGACGTCGTCTATCTCGAGGCGCGCGGTTCGATCCACGGGTTCGTCAACATGCGCAAGGCGCTGCCGAGCGCGCAGGCCGACGTGAACGCCCTGATCGGTGCCATCCGCCTCATGCTGGAGCGTCATCCGTGA
- a CDS encoding RsmB/NOP family class I SAM-dependent RNA methyltransferase has protein sequence MTPAARVQAAIEVLDAVIEAAIAGGAPADRLISDYFRTRRYAGSKDRRAVRDLAFAAIRACGPVPSSGRAAMLRLADIDEAIASLFDGSVHGPAAISQGEPVADGGIAAHWLVDALATSGVEGEEADALLDRAPLDIRVNTLKSDRETIALPEETARTHAPQGLRLRHGTPVEQWDAFRDGLIEIQDTGSQLACLAVAAAPGETVIDLCAGAGGKTLALAAAMENRGTLLACDTDRPRLSRLAPRAERAGAGMIETRLLNPQRELDALADCVGRADTVVVDAPCSGTGTWRRNPEARWRLTPDRLERYALTQQRLLDIAAALVRPGGRIVYVTCSLLDAEGSDRIDQFLADHPEWSADAVDLPLGRVRGKGWRLSPFHDGTDGFFIASLSRPC, from the coding sequence ATGACCCCCGCGGCGCGGGTGCAGGCCGCGATCGAGGTGCTGGACGCCGTGATAGAAGCTGCCATCGCGGGTGGGGCGCCCGCGGATCGGCTGATCTCGGACTATTTTCGTACGCGACGCTACGCCGGCTCGAAGGACCGGCGGGCCGTGCGTGACCTGGCATTCGCCGCCATCCGCGCTTGCGGACCCGTGCCGTCGTCAGGCCGTGCCGCCATGTTGCGCCTTGCCGATATCGACGAGGCGATCGCCTCGCTGTTCGACGGCTCGGTGCATGGTCCCGCTGCGATTTCGCAAGGGGAGCCCGTCGCGGACGGCGGCATTGCCGCGCACTGGCTCGTCGATGCGCTCGCGACTTCCGGTGTCGAGGGCGAGGAAGCCGATGCCCTCCTTGATCGTGCACCGCTCGACATCCGGGTCAACACCCTCAAATCCGATAGGGAAACGATAGCTCTCCCGGAGGAAACCGCACGGACCCATGCCCCGCAGGGCCTTCGGCTCCGGCACGGAACCCCTGTCGAACAATGGGATGCCTTTCGCGACGGGTTGATCGAAATCCAGGACACCGGCTCACAACTGGCTTGCCTCGCGGTCGCTGCCGCCCCTGGCGAAACGGTGATCGACCTGTGTGCAGGGGCGGGGGGCAAGACCCTCGCACTCGCCGCAGCGATGGAGAATCGGGGCACCTTGCTCGCTTGCGATACCGATCGGCCCCGGCTTTCGCGTCTGGCTCCCCGCGCGGAACGCGCGGGCGCGGGGATGATCGAAACCCGCCTGCTGAACCCGCAGCGCGAACTGGACGCTCTGGCGGATTGTGTGGGCAGGGCCGACACGGTGGTCGTCGATGCACCGTGTTCGGGGACCGGGACCTGGCGCCGCAATCCCGAGGCGCGCTGGCGACTCACTCCCGATCGTCTGGAGCGATATGCGCTAACGCAGCAGCGGTTGCTGGATATCGCTGCGGCGCTCGTTCGGCCGGGCGGAAGGATCGTCTACGTGACGTGCTCGCTGCTCGATGCCGAAGGGAGCGACAGGATCGACCAGTTCCTGGCGGATCACCCCGAATGGTCTGCCGACGCGGTCGATCTGCCGCTCGGTCGCGTGCGCGGGAAAGGTTGGCGCCTCTCGCCGTTTCATGACGGTACGGACGGATTTTTCATCGCGAGTCTATCTCGCCCATGTTAA
- a CDS encoding 2-oxoacid:acceptor oxidoreductase subunit alpha codes for MADQAVSKPQAAVSSNTPDAVVVRFAGDSGDGMQLTGGQFTLSTALAGNDLATFPDFPAEIRAPQGTLFGVSAFQINFGSREINTAGDAPDVLVAMNPAALKTNVEAVKPGGLLIIDTGEFSKRNLDKAKYATNPVEDGSLAKWQVLAFDISAQTIEAVKPFGLGNKDALRCKNMWTLGLAMWMFDRPREPIHQWLRAKFAKAPELADANIAALDAGHAYGETAELSGPLKQLHLDPVPSAPGLYRTITGAEAVAMGLVAGAQLLELPLFFGGYPITPASAILHHLARLKEFGVTTFQAEDEIAAICSAIGASYAGQLGVTSSSGPGIALKGEAMGLAIMTELPLVIVNSQRGGPSTGLPTKTEQSDLYQAVYGRNGDAPMPVVAARSPADVFECAIEACRIAVQYMTPVMLLTDGYIANAAEPWKVPDPATFKPMPVSFLEEKNAGDELLPYKRDAKGARPWIRPGTPGLMHRIGGIEKAVDTGHIDYSPGNHQAMTDARKGKVDGIDVPDQEVALGETSGKLAVVGWGSTYGPIHQAVRRSRAKGMDVSHIHVRHIWPMPANLGDLLRGFDKVLVPEMNTGQFKTVLRDQYLVDAQPLTKTSGQPFQIAELEAAIATYFDGVPGDAGGDEIEPNLQQLPSVKAVNP; via the coding sequence ATGGCTGACCAGGCCGTTTCGAAACCGCAGGCCGCGGTTTCCTCGAATACCCCCGACGCCGTGGTGGTTCGCTTTGCCGGGGATTCCGGCGATGGCATGCAGCTGACCGGCGGACAGTTCACGCTGTCGACCGCGCTCGCGGGCAACGACCTTGCGACGTTTCCCGATTTCCCGGCGGAAATCCGCGCGCCTCAGGGCACGCTGTTCGGCGTCAGCGCGTTCCAGATCAATTTCGGCTCCCGCGAGATCAACACCGCGGGCGATGCGCCCGACGTGCTCGTCGCGATGAACCCGGCGGCGCTCAAGACCAACGTCGAGGCGGTGAAGCCCGGCGGGCTGCTCATCATCGACACCGGCGAATTTTCGAAGCGCAACCTCGACAAGGCCAAGTACGCGACCAACCCGGTCGAGGACGGCAGCCTTGCAAAGTGGCAGGTGCTGGCGTTCGACATCTCTGCGCAGACGATCGAGGCGGTGAAGCCGTTCGGTCTCGGCAACAAGGATGCCCTGCGCTGCAAGAACATGTGGACGCTCGGCCTCGCCATGTGGATGTTCGACCGCCCGCGTGAGCCAATCCACCAGTGGCTGCGCGCCAAGTTCGCCAAGGCGCCCGAACTGGCCGATGCCAACATTGCTGCGCTCGACGCGGGTCACGCCTATGGCGAGACGGCCGAACTGTCGGGGCCGCTCAAGCAGCTCCACCTGGACCCCGTGCCGAGCGCGCCCGGCCTCTATCGCACGATCACCGGCGCGGAAGCGGTGGCGATGGGTCTCGTCGCCGGTGCCCAGCTGCTCGAATTGCCGCTGTTTTTCGGCGGCTATCCGATCACTCCCGCAAGCGCGATCCTGCACCACCTCGCGCGGCTGAAGGAATTCGGCGTCACGACTTTCCAGGCCGAGGACGAGATCGCCGCGATCTGTTCGGCCATCGGCGCGAGTTACGCCGGTCAGCTCGGCGTTACCTCGTCGTCCGGCCCCGGCATCGCGCTCAAGGGCGAGGCGATGGGCCTTGCGATCATGACCGAACTGCCGCTGGTGATCGTCAACTCGCAGCGCGGCGGGCCTTCTACGGGCCTCCCAACCAAGACCGAGCAGAGCGACCTCTACCAGGCGGTCTACGGCCGCAACGGCGACGCGCCGATGCCGGTCGTCGCCGCGCGCAGCCCGGCAGACGTGTTCGAGTGCGCGATCGAGGCCTGCCGCATCGCGGTGCAGTACATGACCCCGGTCATGCTGCTGACCGACGGGTATATCGCCAATGCCGCCGAGCCTTGGAAGGTGCCCGATCCGGCAACTTTCAAGCCGATGCCCGTATCTTTCCTGGAAGAGAAGAACGCCGGCGACGAACTGCTGCCGTACAAGCGCGACGCAAAGGGCGCGCGGCCGTGGATCCGGCCCGGCACTCCCGGCCTGATGCACCGCATCGGCGGCATCGAGAAGGCGGTCGATACCGGCCACATCGATTATTCACCGGGCAACCACCAGGCGATGACCGACGCGCGCAAGGGCAAGGTCGACGGGATCGACGTGCCGGACCAGGAGGTCGCGCTCGGAGAGACTTCGGGCAAGCTCGCGGTTGTGGGCTGGGGCAGCACCTATGGCCCGATCCACCAGGCCGTCCGCCGCAGCCGCGCCAAGGGCATGGACGTGAGCCACATCCACGTGCGCCACATCTGGCCGATGCCGGCCAACCTCGGCGACCTGCTGCGCGGGTTCGACAAGGTGCTTGTGCCCGAGATGAACACCGGTCAGTTCAAGACCGTGCTACGCGACCAGTATCTCGTGGACGCGCAGCCGCTGACCAAGACCAGCGGCCAGCCGTTCCAGATCGCCGAGCTGGAAGCGGCAATCGCGACCTATTTCGACGGCGTTCCCGGCGATGCCGGCGGTGACGAGATCGAACCCAACCTGCAGCAGCTCCCGAGCGTGAAGGCGGTGAACCCATGA
- a CDS encoding 2-oxoacid:ferredoxin oxidoreductase subunit beta, translated as MNDMTPITTTLKDWETDQEVRWCPGCGDYAILKAVQRTLPQLGADPAKTVFVSGIGCSSRFPYYIESYGFHTIHGRAPAFATGIKLASPELDVWLVTGDGDGLSIGGNHLMHVLRRNVNMQIMLFNNEIYGLTKGQASPTSREGTRSPSTPYGSVDHPARPAAFALGSGARFVGRGFDVSKNLPDVLKAAHAHQGAAFVEIFQNCIVYNKDVFDAFAAPKGAEDRQLWLQDGEPMLFAGGTQGIALDREALRLKVVDVADGDWQSAGVIVHDVKNRSVAHMLVEMPFGPFPMALGVLYDDPRPTFEAAVAEERAKASAGKEANLAKLLATGQTWTVSGTAQDPI; from the coding sequence ATGAACGACATGACCCCCATCACCACGACGCTGAAGGACTGGGAGACCGACCAGGAGGTTCGCTGGTGCCCCGGGTGCGGCGACTACGCGATCCTGAAGGCAGTGCAGCGCACGCTGCCGCAACTGGGCGCCGACCCGGCCAAGACCGTGTTCGTCAGCGGCATCGGGTGTTCGAGCCGCTTTCCGTACTACATCGAAAGCTACGGCTTCCACACGATCCACGGCCGCGCACCAGCGTTCGCGACCGGGATCAAGCTCGCCAGTCCGGAACTCGACGTGTGGCTGGTGACGGGCGACGGCGACGGCCTCAGCATCGGCGGCAACCACCTGATGCATGTGCTCCGCCGCAACGTGAACATGCAGATCATGCTGTTCAACAACGAGATCTACGGCCTCACCAAGGGACAGGCTTCGCCCACAAGCCGCGAAGGCACCCGCAGCCCTTCGACGCCGTATGGCTCGGTCGACCATCCCGCGCGGCCCGCGGCTTTCGCGCTCGGGTCGGGCGCGCGGTTCGTCGGGCGCGGGTTCGACGTGTCGAAGAACCTTCCGGATGTGCTCAAGGCGGCGCACGCTCACCAGGGCGCGGCCTTCGTTGAGATCTTCCAGAACTGCATCGTCTACAACAAGGACGTGTTCGACGCCTTCGCCGCGCCCAAGGGTGCGGAAGACCGCCAGCTCTGGCTGCAGGACGGCGAGCCGATGCTGTTCGCAGGCGGAACGCAAGGTATCGCGCTCGATCGCGAGGCGCTGCGCCTCAAGGTCGTCGATGTCGCGGACGGCGACTGGCAGTCGGCGGGCGTGATCGTCCACGACGTGAAGAACCGCTCGGTCGCGCACATGCTGGTCGAAATGCCGTTCGGTCCGTTCCCGATGGCACTCGGGGTGCTTTACGACGACCCGCGCCCGACCTTCGAGGCAGCGGTTGCCGAAGAGCGCGCCAAGGCCAGCGCGGGCAAGGAAGCGAACCTGGCGAAGTTGCTCGCTACGGGGCAGACCTGGACCGTGAGCGGAACCGCGCAGGACCCCATCTGA
- a CDS encoding tetratricopeptide repeat protein: MRFAAPAAALAVVLAMTASVGEGADHVTDPRAAALVAEGRAALAAGQPEKAVDAFEAALTVDPGATGIFLDLAEAARRNGLQGKAIRYYREALTREPDNLAALSGEGAALVEKGAVEKARRNLARLQSMCGDKCAETRALAAAIAKGPQPRVLTAEAVLPDTVVTQQN, translated from the coding sequence ATGCGTTTCGCCGCCCCTGCCGCCGCTCTCGCCGTCGTTCTCGCGATGACCGCAAGCGTGGGCGAGGGCGCCGATCACGTCACCGATCCCCGCGCCGCGGCGCTGGTGGCCGAAGGACGGGCAGCCCTCGCTGCCGGCCAGCCCGAAAAGGCCGTCGATGCCTTTGAGGCAGCGCTCACGGTGGATCCCGGCGCGACCGGCATCTTCCTCGACCTCGCCGAAGCCGCTCGTCGCAACGGTCTGCAGGGCAAGGCCATCCGCTACTACCGCGAAGCTTTGACGCGTGAGCCTGACAACCTTGCCGCCCTGTCCGGCGAAGGGGCTGCCCTCGTCGAGAAGGGAGCGGTCGAGAAAGCGCGCCGAAACCTCGCCCGCCTTCAGTCGATGTGCGGTGACAAGTGTGCCGAAACCCGTGCGCTCGCCGCGGCGATCGCCAAGGGCCCGCAACCGCGCGTCCTGACCGCCGAAGCGGTCCTCCCGGACACCGTCGTCACCCAGCAGAATTGA
- a CDS encoding RNA pyrophosphohydrolase, with the protein MLVNAEGKAFVGKRIDNREGDWWQMPQGGVDDGEDLAEAVLRELAEETGVAAHLVSIIGRIEEAMRYDLPEELVGKLWGGKYRGQEQIWFLARFSGTEADIDLEAHDPPEFCEYRWVDPEQLPELIVPFKKRVYRTVVEEFRALV; encoded by the coding sequence ATGCTGGTCAATGCCGAGGGCAAGGCCTTCGTCGGCAAGCGGATCGACAACCGCGAAGGCGACTGGTGGCAGATGCCTCAGGGCGGCGTCGACGACGGCGAAGACCTGGCAGAAGCGGTGCTGCGCGAACTGGCTGAGGAAACCGGCGTCGCCGCTCACCTGGTGTCGATCATCGGGCGGATCGAGGAGGCCATGCGCTACGACCTCCCCGAAGAGCTTGTCGGCAAGCTTTGGGGCGGCAAGTACCGCGGGCAGGAGCAGATCTGGTTTCTCGCCCGCTTTTCGGGGACGGAGGCCGACATCGACCTCGAAGCGCACGATCCGCCGGAATTCTGCGAGTACCGCTGGGTCGATCCCGAGCAGCTGCCCGAGCTGATAGTCCCGTTCAAGAAGCGGGTCTATCGCACTGTAGTAGAGGAATTTCGCGCGCTCGTCTGA
- a CDS encoding phosphatase PAP2 family protein, whose amino-acid sequence MAESDIVTPEEPPVPAETVRLPMRGFTIDRRKALIAAAILWAGYALMVFLVVTERTGAYDRWGLMINRTGDLAALSGPKLVAEIVRDVTALGGVFLRNLFALAAVVALLFLKLRREAFLFAATVMTGWIVNTGMKTLVGRPRPEIVPHLTEAGGASFPSGHSFSSAVVYVGMALAFASLSQRHSVRYTVIGAAMVLSAMVAWSRVMLGVHFPSDVTAGWLGGAGWAFLAAALLYKPARAAADSGVSEHPHSAR is encoded by the coding sequence ATGGCCGAATCCGACATTGTCACGCCCGAAGAGCCGCCGGTCCCCGCCGAGACGGTTCGCCTGCCAATGCGCGGGTTCACGATCGACCGCCGCAAGGCGCTGATTGCCGCAGCGATCCTGTGGGCTGGCTACGCGCTGATGGTGTTCCTGGTCGTGACCGAGCGCACCGGGGCGTACGATCGTTGGGGCCTGATGATCAACCGCACCGGCGATCTTGCCGCGCTGAGCGGACCGAAGCTGGTGGCCGAAATTGTCCGCGATGTGACCGCGCTGGGCGGCGTCTTCCTGCGAAACCTGTTCGCGCTCGCGGCGGTTGTCGCCCTCCTCTTTCTCAAGTTGCGGCGCGAGGCGTTCCTGTTCGCCGCGACCGTGATGACCGGTTGGATTGTCAACACCGGGATGAAGACGCTGGTCGGGCGCCCACGCCCCGAGATCGTGCCGCACCTGACCGAGGCGGGCGGAGCGAGCTTTCCGAGCGGGCACAGCTTCAGTTCGGCGGTCGTCTATGTCGGCATGGCGCTCGCTTTCGCTTCGCTCAGCCAGCGCCATTCGGTGCGCTATACCGTCATCGGCGCGGCCATGGTGCTTTCGGCGATGGTGGCGTGGAGCCGGGTGATGCTCGGCGTGCACTTCCCCAGCGACGTGACCGCGGGCTGGCTCGGCGGCGCGGGCTGGGCGTTCCTGGCGGCCGCGCTCCTCTACAAGCCCGCCAGGGCGGCAGCGGACAGCGGCGTTTCGGAACACCCTCACTCCGCCCGCTGA
- a CDS encoding metal-dependent hydrolase, which translates to MDNLTHSLVGALIGQGGLKRKTGLAMPALIIGANIPDIDAGCLFWVNGVEHLAIRRGITHGPIAMVLLPLLLAGGLWWFDRWQAKRGTRPEGRLSVDFVSLFALAFLATLSHPALDWLNVYGVRLLEPFSSRWFYGDTLFIIDVWLWLVMGAATWLSLRREKRGGAWRNPAWLGLVVTMLYIGANWTISRDFARMHSLELGSTAIAAPVPFDPRKRDLIFRGEDGRHHIIPGYRGPTAERVSVEKVGDAWWPSCRLDELARSDPQIAAFLFWSRVPLVERIDDGSLVLRDARFLDPRAVDRFTVALPDDACSQVFDQRAE; encoded by the coding sequence ATGGATAACCTGACCCACAGCCTCGTCGGGGCGCTCATCGGTCAGGGCGGGCTCAAGCGGAAAACCGGGCTCGCCATGCCCGCGCTCATCATCGGCGCGAACATTCCGGATATCGACGCCGGCTGCCTGTTCTGGGTCAATGGAGTGGAACATCTCGCGATCCGCCGCGGTATCACTCACGGGCCGATCGCCATGGTCTTGCTGCCGCTGTTGCTAGCTGGCGGGCTGTGGTGGTTCGACCGCTGGCAGGCGAAACGCGGCACCCGGCCGGAGGGCCGTTTGAGTGTCGACTTCGTGTCGCTTTTCGCTCTGGCGTTCCTCGCCACGCTGTCGCATCCGGCGCTGGACTGGCTCAACGTCTACGGCGTGCGCCTGCTCGAGCCGTTCAGCAGCCGCTGGTTTTATGGCGACACGCTGTTCATCATCGACGTGTGGCTGTGGCTGGTCATGGGCGCGGCGACCTGGCTGTCGCTGCGGCGCGAGAAGCGCGGCGGGGCCTGGCGCAATCCGGCGTGGCTGGGGTTGGTCGTGACTATGCTGTACATCGGCGCAAACTGGACGATTTCGCGCGATTTCGCCCGGATGCACAGTCTGGAACTGGGCTCCACCGCAATCGCCGCACCGGTTCCGTTCGATCCGCGAAAGCGCGACCTGATCTTCAGGGGCGAGGACGGGCGGCATCATATCATCCCGGGTTATCGCGGGCCGACTGCGGAACGCGTATCGGTCGAGAAGGTCGGGGACGCGTGGTGGCCATCGTGCAGGCTCGATGAACTTGCGCGCAGCGATCCACAGATCGCGGCATTCCTTTTCTGGTCGCGGGTCCCGCTGGTCGAAAGGATCGATGACGGGAGTCTGGTATTGCGGGATGCGCGCTTCCTCGATCCGCGCGCCGTCGACCGGTTTACGGTCGCGTTGCCGGACGATGCATGTTCGCAGGTCTTCGATCAGCGGGCGGAGTGA
- a CDS encoding SAM-dependent methyltransferase — MQAQGLGRGGSLLEAGARFERSPGRIARLFAPGFHKVLDRIDAGLESGTIVGHLPDGTTRLLGGRAPGFEATVHIRDWRALLRLASNGSIGWYQGWEAGEWDSPDPVPVFALFMANGDALGDTGRARGPFRLAARFAHWLNRNTHAGAVRNIHAHYDLGNDFYAAWLGQSMCYSSALFDTDGKPSKAQQLLTELDYAQLGKAMAMLNRVDARNADNLLEIGCGWGMLAHAAAQDGRTQVDAISLSDEQLEYCRSRATDPGNPRFLKQDYRDTYGQYDAIVSVEMVEALGREYWPTFMDCIARNLRPGGRAAIQYISMKESLFEAYAKSADFIQAYIFPGGLLIKTSEFRALAEERGLRWTDQSDFGQDYARTLAMWRKNFDLAVDEGRLPAGFDERFIRLWRYYLMYCEGGFRGGGIDVHQVTLIKAS, encoded by the coding sequence ATGCAAGCACAGGGGCTAGGAAGGGGCGGCTCCCTCTTGGAAGCGGGCGCGCGGTTCGAGCGCAGTCCGGGGCGCATCGCGCGGCTTTTCGCGCCCGGCTTTCACAAGGTACTCGACCGCATCGATGCCGGCCTCGAAAGCGGAACCATCGTCGGCCACCTTCCCGATGGCACGACGCGCCTGCTCGGCGGCCGCGCTCCGGGATTCGAAGCGACCGTCCACATCCGTGACTGGCGGGCACTCCTGCGCCTCGCCTCGAACGGATCGATCGGATGGTACCAGGGATGGGAAGCGGGCGAATGGGACAGCCCCGATCCGGTGCCTGTATTCGCTCTCTTCATGGCCAACGGCGACGCGCTCGGGGATACCGGCCGCGCACGTGGTCCTTTCCGCCTCGCCGCCCGATTTGCGCACTGGCTCAACCGGAATACCCACGCCGGCGCCGTGCGGAACATTCACGCACACTACGACCTCGGCAATGACTTCTACGCAGCCTGGCTCGGGCAATCGATGTGTTATTCCAGCGCCCTGTTCGACACGGACGGAAAGCCCTCAAAAGCGCAGCAGCTGCTGACCGAGCTGGATTATGCTCAACTCGGCAAGGCGATGGCGATGCTCAACCGGGTGGATGCCCGCAATGCGGACAACCTGCTGGAGATCGGCTGCGGATGGGGCATGTTGGCCCACGCGGCGGCGCAGGACGGCAGGACGCAGGTTGACGCGATCAGTTTGTCGGACGAGCAACTCGAATATTGTCGCTCGCGCGCGACCGATCCGGGCAATCCGCGTTTCCTCAAGCAGGACTACCGCGACACCTACGGTCAATACGATGCGATCGTCAGCGTCGAGATGGTCGAGGCGCTGGGCCGCGAATACTGGCCTACCTTCATGGATTGCATCGCGCGCAACCTTCGGCCGGGTGGGCGAGCGGCGATACAGTACATCTCGATGAAGGAATCACTGTTCGAAGCCTATGCGAAGAGCGCCGACTTTATACAGGCTTACATCTTTCCAGGTGGACTGCTGATCAAGACGAGCGAATTCCGCGCGCTCGCCGAAGAGCGTGGCTTGCGGTGGACCGATCAGTCAGACTTCGGGCAGGATTATGCCCGGACGCTGGCGATGTGGCGCAAGAACTTCGACCTCGCGGTCGACGAAGGGCGGTTACCCGCCGGCTTCGATGAACGGTTCATCCGCCTGTGGCGCTATTACCTCATGTACTGCGAAGGGGGCTTCCGCGGCGGCGGAATAGATGTCCACCAGGTCACCCTGATCAAAGCCAGCTAG
- a CDS encoding cryptochrome/photolyase family protein, with product MTAPQIVWLRRDLRLADQPAFHDAAQAGPVIPVYVLDDDAPGDHAIGGAARWWLHQSLDSLSRDLGKHRSRIVLRRGDAASELIQLAKEVGAQCVHAIRHYEPWWRAAQRKVAGEVNLVLHDGNYLLPAGAVTTGSGDPYKIYTPFSKAVLDEMPPREPLPAPDTISLPERWPDSDDLADWGLLPSKPDWAGGMRAFWQVGEAAAHDRLEEWSGMVADYDDGRNLPSIDGSSRLSPHLHWGEISPAQVWHRLHGRRGQGWATFAKEIIWRDYAQNVIAQFPDYPRKSYRDGYGDLWRSRKPARNDLQTWQRGMTGYPVVDAGMRQLWQTGWMHNRVRMITASFLVKHLLIDWREGERWFWDCLVDADYGNNGVNWQWISGTGVDSNMFPRIMAPLTQSEKFDAGDYIREFVPELSSLPDEVIHDPPDDQRGDYPPKMIGHKEARERALSAYRKSRG from the coding sequence ATGACCGCTCCCCAGATCGTCTGGCTACGCCGCGACCTCCGCCTTGCCGACCAGCCCGCATTCCACGATGCCGCCCAGGCCGGGCCAGTGATCCCGGTTTATGTGCTCGATGACGACGCCCCGGGGGATCACGCCATCGGCGGGGCGGCGCGCTGGTGGCTCCATCAGTCGCTCGACAGTCTTTCTCGCGACCTCGGAAAGCATCGGTCGAGGATCGTCCTGCGACGAGGCGATGCGGCAAGCGAGCTCATCCAGTTGGCGAAGGAAGTCGGCGCGCAGTGCGTTCATGCGATCCGGCACTACGAACCGTGGTGGCGGGCAGCGCAGCGCAAGGTAGCAGGGGAGGTGAATCTCGTCCTTCACGACGGGAATTATCTCTTGCCTGCCGGAGCCGTCACTACCGGTTCGGGCGATCCCTACAAGATCTACACGCCGTTCTCGAAGGCGGTGCTGGACGAGATGCCCCCGCGCGAGCCCCTGCCGGCGCCGGACACCATAAGTCTGCCCGAAAGGTGGCCGGATAGCGATGACCTCGCCGACTGGGGTCTCCTCCCGTCGAAGCCCGATTGGGCTGGCGGCATGCGTGCATTCTGGCAGGTGGGCGAAGCTGCCGCGCACGACCGTCTGGAGGAATGGTCGGGGATGGTCGCCGACTACGACGATGGCCGGAACCTTCCATCGATCGATGGCTCTTCGCGACTGTCGCCACATCTGCATTGGGGGGAGATTTCCCCGGCGCAGGTCTGGCATCGACTGCACGGACGCCGCGGGCAGGGCTGGGCGACCTTCGCCAAGGAAATCATCTGGCGCGATTACGCGCAGAACGTGATCGCGCAGTTTCCGGACTATCCGCGCAAAAGCTATCGCGACGGATACGGCGATCTGTGGCGGAGCAGAAAACCCGCTCGGAACGACTTGCAGACATGGCAGCGCGGGATGACCGGCTATCCCGTCGTCGACGCCGGCATGCGCCAGTTGTGGCAAACGGGATGGATGCACAACCGGGTGCGGATGATCACGGCAAGCTTCCTTGTAAAACACCTGCTCATCGACTGGCGCGAAGGCGAGCGGTGGTTCTGGGACTGCCTCGTCGATGCGGATTACGGCAACAACGGCGTCAACTGGCAATGGATCAGTGGCACGGGTGTCGACAGCAACATGTTTCCGCGAATCATGGCTCCGCTGACCCAGAGCGAGAAGTTCGACGCGGGCGACTACATCCGCGAATTCGTTCCGGAATTGTCGAGCTTACCGGACGAAGTCATCCATGATCCCCCGGACGATCAGCGCGGCGATTACCCGCCCAAGATGATCGGTCACAAGGAAGCCCGCGAGCGCGCCCTTTCGGCCTACCGCAAGTCGCGTGGCTAG